The genomic interval CCCGCAGCACCTCGGAGTCCCTCGGTCCGGTGGCGGCGGCAGCGGGGACCCGAGCAGCGGCGAGCGGCCTCGAGGATGAAGTGCAAGCCGAACCAGACGCGGACCTACGACCCGGAGGGGTTCAAGAAGCGGGCGGCgtgcctgtgcttccggagcgaGCGCGAGGACGAGGTGCTGTTAGTGAGTAGCAGTCGGTACCCGGACCGCTGGATCGTGCCGGGCGGGGGCATGGAGCCCGAGGAGGAGCCGGGCGGTGCTGCAGTCCGCGAGGTGTACGAAGAGGCGGGAGTCAAGGGGAAGTTAGGCCGGCTCCTGGGCATTTTCGAGGAGAACCAAGATCGCAAGCACAGAACG from Physeter macrocephalus isolate SW-GA unplaced genomic scaffold, ASM283717v5 random_5244, whole genome shotgun sequence carries:
- the LOC112061833 gene encoding diphosphoinositol polyphosphate phosphohydrolase 3-beta; the protein is MKCKPNQTRTYDPEGFKKRAACLCFRSEREDEVLLVSSSRYPDRWIVPGGGMEPEEEPGGAAVREVYEEAGVKGKLGRLLGIFEENQDRKHRTYVYVLTVTEILEDWEDSVSIGRKREWFKIEDAIKVLQCHKPVHAEYLQKLKLGGSPTNGNSMAPSLPESDP